GCAGGCCCGCCGCGGTCGCGAGCGCGACGTTGAGAGGAAGTGCCACGCACGCCACGCTCAAGCCGGCCGCTGCATCGGCGGGCAGGCTGCCTGGGTGCACCATCTCGCGCCAGCTCTGGAGGAGCTCGCCCGCACGCCGGGTCGAGAAAGGTCGCTTGGAGAGAGCGGTTGTCGAACGCATGGACGACGGCGTCTTTCAGGTGCCGTGCCAGCCGCCCTGTCAGAGGGCGGCGTGCCCCCGCTGTCGGTCCGTCCCACCAGCGCCACTGTCGGCTGGGGCCGACACTGTCGGGGCCTACAGACGGCCGTGCGAAGTGACGGGCCGCGCCCACGGACGCGCGTTAGATTGCGCGCCATGTTGGTGCTTCGACTGCGCGCCCGGCTCCTGCTGTCCTACGCGGTGGTCACCGCGCTGCTGGTGGCGGCGTTCTCACAGATGGCCGTGGGCCTCATGCACACCCACGAGGTGGTGGCCAGCGTGGGCCAGGAGGAGCTCGCGGCCTTCGAGCGCGAGCAGCGGGTGTACGTCGCGGCGTGGGCGCTCGAGCTGGCGGTGCGGCGCGGGGTGGTGGCCTGCGAGCAGCGCGAGAGCAGCGCGGCCAGCGTGCACCGCGCTGTCGCCAGCGCGCGCCAGGATCTCCAGACCGCGCTGGGTGCCGGCACGGCGCAGCTCGATGCGGGCTTCCGCGCGAGCGCCCAGGACTATGTGCAGTACGCCCTGCAACTGGAGCAGGCCGGCACCTGCGAGTCGATGCTGTCGTTTCCCCTGCGGGAGCGGCGGCTGCAACTGGATGAGGTCCTCACCACGGTGTGGTCCGAGCGCACGCGGGACATGCGCCTGGCCATCCAGGCGAAGGAGGACCACGCGCGTGCCATCGGCTCGGCGGCGCTGCGCTCAGGCGGCCTCTTCGGCCTCCTGGGCATCCTCGCCGCGGGAGTGCTCGCCTTCGGGCAGGCGCGCACGGTGTCGAACTCCGTGGCGCTGCTCTCCACGCATGCGCGCCGCATCGGCCAGGGTGACTTCAGCCCCTTGCCCCCGCTGCGCGGGCCCGAGGAGCTGCGCGCGCTCTCGCTGGACCTGGACCGCATGCGCGGCCGCCTGGCGGAGCTGGATCAGCTCAAGAGCGCGTTCGTGGCCTCGGTGTCCCACGACCTGCGCACGCCGCTGGCCCGCGTGCGCGAGGCCCTCTCGCTCCTGGGCGATGGCAGCACGGGCCCCCTGACGCCGCAGCAGGCCCGCGTGGTGAAGCTCGCGCAGGCCGCGTGCGAGCGTGAGATTCGCATGGTGACCTCCGTGTTGGATCTGTCGCGCGTGCAGTCCGGCCAGCCGCTGCAGCGCAACGCCGGGGCCTCGGTGGAGCAGATCGTCCAGAACGTCCTCCAGGACCTCGCCTTTGAAGCGGATGAGCGCAAGGTCCAGCTGGTGTTCGAAGCGGCCGCGAAGCCCGTGCGTGCGCCCATGGATG
Above is a window of Corallococcus caeni DNA encoding:
- a CDS encoding HAMP domain-containing sensor histidine kinase, whose translation is MLVLRLRARLLLSYAVVTALLVAAFSQMAVGLMHTHEVVASVGQEELAAFEREQRVYVAAWALELAVRRGVVACEQRESSAASVHRAVASARQDLQTALGAGTAQLDAGFRASAQDYVQYALQLEQAGTCESMLSFPLRERRLQLDEVLTTVWSERTRDMRLAIQAKEDHARAIGSAALRSGGLFGLLGILAAGVLAFGQARTVSNSVALLSTHARRIGQGDFSPLPPLRGPEELRALSLDLDRMRGRLAELDQLKSAFVASVSHDLRTPLARVREALSLLGDGSTGPLTPQQARVVKLAQAACEREIRMVTSVLDLSRVQSGQPLQRNAGASVEQIVQNVLQDLAFEADERKVQLVFEAAAKPVRAPMDDALVERALSNLVSNAIAVSRAGQTVRITCELVSRKRPGAASPVPAVQLSIADQGPGVPAHAREWIFRPFASLEVGGRRSTGLGLAIAREMITAHGGELSLADTPAPGATFTFWIPLEDPASPGERLDT